From the genome of Leishmania infantum JPCM5 genome chromosome 34, one region includes:
- the POL1A gene encoding putative mitochondrial DNA polymerase I protein A, whose amino-acid sequence MDPFQRTADVPRHAFRIVPMTHLTSTTGAKPSESTWSFPDGSASSSSAIGALPFGGLAAGVLQSDTAAWIQSSFHKLPESEETTRNLQKWRQFGLQIGSAAASQPSPPPEQQQPQATARLRPEESADDKDGVQLLHECRQNGAAAPALLSHSGPSSTRIHAWRIADASSKERAAVNSAHDDYYVFVSDDDERGANGGSAACQRQTEATPPHSAPRTRIPGPALVTLPEHAPDTSDVAGTDAIFRLQVELAKLSEKVQHSTEEQRCGPPRRNGSVSGDGGSSMWAAKRGGGKKRKRDAKTTHNDDGNEEAEANVGSERVETGAVMQDQSASSSGARSKPTARRRDGAGTNTAAGTSGAKRKPKTRKRGGGDAILPGALGPSVCATPAPRTLFSLTSSEAVGGAMAELQGGPTAAAMVSVPYIYLQESAEELFSDVRRALNDPDRIQAPPLFVGVSALSSNSNAAAALASVETRTNFTYYSSGAKTAKRRVSCCFSSLDPVRSHQHVELVLIRWKDDMYALPAQTVGLAFLCRVLIELPGVELITFNAQVLLVALLAYCKGTLWSNCVSDVRVMAWMAQLHVASTLSKAPSAVRALAGGGSAAAADGASDADTSVLYDYSQLLLHVCGGKLPPTVQLESMSNAGCFSHSTINLAEGIGTAAAAAAAAAAAAPAPPLTSAQCQLAHQVYYLATVYRSLYGLLGSKGLLQAFLRQEKRIALLLALLKYNGMRVDLHEVHRYQKSCEAEMARQRQLASKLVPELGEDFNIQSHDQCRRALYEVLQLGKYLLKSGNGEAVGATGLTITKGGRLSTAEDTLRALARHHEFPACLLRYRKVSKLMQTYIEGMMGYAVVHSSAQASPAPCLDSVNAETGASESTKGQQQAHGNDEGAKAVSPLFIREAVDVNGDSPFVDRQLHTSSSGYSAGSAEPMPARNQRSSREEASATPAGEVILPARGYATLHPNFLQEGTDTGRLSCVEPNLQNLPRNGIAAAVAGNDAEEDGEEDLLGFRRCFVATGGCVLLSIDYEQIELRVLAHLCGDAALVDALTTSADIHRAIAEVVFKKKPVSTEERSLAKRVVFGVLYGAGPKTLATHMGVTVDRALHITSLLTNAFPGIDAYHRRVIEEARANGFVRTLSGRLRYLPDIRSTVLSRRSYAERQAFNSVVQGSAADVMKMAMLAVSKEVLQRYDRSDVSLLSQIHDEMVFMVRKELLPMVVPLVSSAMSHAMQLLVPLSVTAKFGDSLGNLQEWSVEHDLGVM is encoded by the coding sequence ATGGACCCTTTTCAGCGAACGGCCGATGTCCCGCGCCACGCCTTTCGCATTGTGCCAATGACACACCTCACCTCCACGACCGGGGCCAAGCCGTCTGAGTCCACCTGGTCCTTCCCTGACGGGAGCGCGTCTTCGTCCTCTGCCATCGGTGCACTGCCCTttggcggcctcgccgcAGGGGTCCTTCAGAGCGACACTGCTGCATGGATACAGTCAAGCTTTCATAAGCTGCCAGAGAGCGAGGAAACGACGCGAAATCTACAGAAGTGGCGTCAGTTCGGACTTCAGATTgggtcggcggcggcttcgcagccatcaccgccaccagaacagcagcagccacaggcCACCGCCCGTCTTCGCCCCGAGGAAAGCGCCGACGACAAGGACGGGGTCCAACTGCTACACGAGTGCCGCCAGaacggagctgcagcgccggctctCCTATCGCATAGCGGCCCAAGCAGCACACGTATCCATGCGTGGCGTATCGCCGACGCCTCCTCCAAAGAACGAGCGGCAGTGAACTCTGCTCACGACGACTACTACGTCTTCGTgagcgacgatgacgagcGCGGCGCGAATGGTGGTAGTGCGGCTTGCCAACGGCAAACCGAGGCGACCCCGCCACACAGCGCGCCGCGCACCCGCATCCCTGGTCCGGCGCTGGTCACGCTGCCCGAGCATGCCCCCGACACAAgcgacgtcgccggcacCGACGCCATCTTTCGACTGCAGGTGGAGCTGGCAAAACTATCAGAAAAGGTGCAGCACAGTACCGAGGAGCAAAGGTGTGGGCCTCCAAggcgcaacggcagcgtcagtggcgacggcggatCATCCATGTGGGCAGCGAAGCGCGGGGGCGGCAAGAAACGGAAGAGGGATGCGAAGACAACTCACAACGATGACGgcaacgaggaggcggaagcAAACGTGGGCAGCGAACGAGTCGAGACCGGCGCCGTCATGCAAGACCAGAGTGCGTCtagcagcggcgctcgaAGCAAGCCAACAGCACGGAGGCGCGATGGTGCTGGCACGAATACCGCTGCTGGCACCTCCGGTGCGAAAAGAAAGCCGAAGACGAGGAagcggggtgggggcgaCGCAATCCTCCCCGGTGCCTTGGgtccctctgtgtgtgcgacgCCAGCTCCGCGCACGCTTTTCTCTCTGACATCTTCCGAAGCTGTCGGGGGTGcgatggcggagctgcagggtGGACCCACTGCGGCGGCCATGGTCTCTGTCCCCTACATCTACCTGCAGGAATCGGCCGAGGAGCTGTTCAGCGACGTGCGCCGGGCCCTCAACGATCCGGATCGCATCCAAGCACCACCTCTGTTTGTCGGTGTTTCGGCACTCAGTAGCAATAgcaacgcggcagcggcgctcgcgaGTGTGGAGACTCGCACGAACTTTACCTAttacagcagcggcgccaagACGGCGAAGCGCCGCGTGTCGTGCTGTTTCTCTTCCCTCGACCCCGTGCGTAGCCACCAGCACGTGGAGCTTGTTCTGATACGGTGGAAAGACGACATGTACGCGCTGCCGGCACAGACCGTTGGCTTGGCGTTTCTGTGCCGCGTCCTCATAGAGCTACCCGGGGTGGAGCTCATTACCTTCAATGCGCAGGTGCTCCTGGTGGCGCTACTCGCTTACTGCAAGGGGACATTGTGGTCGAACTGTGTCAGCGACGTGCGCGTGATGGCGTGGATGGCTCAGCTGCACGTGGCAAGTACTCTGTCGAAGGCTCcgtccgccgtgcgcgcTTTAGCGGGGGGAggctccgccgctgccgcggacgGGGCGAGTGACGCGGACACGAGCGTTCTCTACGACTACAGTCAGCTGCTCTTGCACGTTTGCGGCGGGAAGCTGCCGCCGACAGTGCAGCTGGAGAGCATGAGCAACGCGGGGTGCTTCTCGCACTCAACAATCAACTTGGCCGAAGGCATCGggactgccgccgccgccgccgccgcagcagcagcagcagcccccgCGCCGCCCCTGACGTCCGCACAGTGCCAGCTAGCCCATCAAGTGTACTACTTGGCCACCGTGTACCGCAGTCTTTACGGTCTGCTGGGCAGCAAAGGGCTCCTGCAAGCGTTCCTGCGGCAGGAGAAGCGgattgcgctgctgctggcgcttctCAAGTACAATGGCATGCGCGTGGATCTGCACGAGGTTCACCGCTATCAGAAGAGCTGCGAGGCGGAGAtggcacggcagcgccaacTTGCCAGCAAGCTCGTCCCGGAGCTCGGCGAGGACTTCAATATTCAGAGCCACGATCAGTGCCGCAGGGCACTCTACGAGGTGCTTCAGCTGGGCAAATACTTGCTCAAATCCGGAAATGGCGAAGCCGTCGGTGCCACGGGGCTCACAATCACAAAAGGGGGGCGGCTGTCGACGGCGGAGGACACACTGCGTGCCCTCGCCCGGCATCACGAGTTTCCTGCGTGCTTGTTGCGCTATCGAAAGGTGTCGAAGCTGATGCAGACATACATCGAAGGGATGATGGGCTACGCCGTGGTGCACTCTAGCGCACAAGCAAGCCCAGCTCCTTGTCTCGACAGCGTTAACGCTGAGACGGGGGCCAGTGAGAGCACgaaagggcagcagcaggcgcacggTAATGATGAGGGCGCCAAGGCCGTGTCGCCACTGTTTATAAGAGAAGCGGTGGACGTGAACGGCGACAGCCCGTTTGTGGATCGCCAGCTTcacacgagcagcagcggatacagcgctggcagcgccgaGCCAATGCCAGCACGAAATCAACGGAGCAGCCGCGAGGAGGCAAGTGCGACGCCGGCGGGCGAGGTCATTCTTCCTGCAAGGGGGTACGCCACGCTGCACCCAAACTTTCTTCAGGAGGGTACTGACACTGGACGGCTTTCCTGCGTTGAGCCGAATCTTCAGAATCTTCCACGTAATGGcatcgcagccgccgtggcaggcaacgacgccgaggaggacggcgaggAAGACCTCTTGGGTTTTcggcgctgcttcgtcgCCACTGGCGGATGCGTGCTCTTGTCCATTGATTACGAACAGATCGAGCTACGCGTACTAGCGCACCtgtgcggcgacgccgcgctcgtAGACGCGCTGACGACATCGGCAGATATTCACCGGGCGATCGCCGAAGTGGTCTTCAAGAAGAAGCCCGTAAGCACTGAGGAGCGCAGTCTAGCCAAGCGCGTCGTCTTTGGTGTGCTCTACGGCGCCGGCCCAAAGACGCTCGCGACGCACATGGGCGTTACGGTTGATCGGGCGCTGCACATCACCTCGTTGCTGACAAACGCCTTCCCCGGCATCGACGCGTATCACCGCCGCGTCATCGAGGAAGCCCGCGCCAATGGGTTCGTGCGCACTCTCAGCGGTCGCCTGAGGTACCTGCCGGACATCCGCAGCACGGTGCTCTCGCGACGGTCGTACGCGGAGCGGCAGGCCTTCAACAGCGTCGTGcagggcagcgccgcagacgTGATGAAGATGGCGATGCTTGCCGTGTCaaaggaggtgctgcagcgctacGATCGCTCCGACGTGTCCCTGCTTTCGCAGATCCACGACGAGATGGTCTTCATGGTGCGCAAGGAGCTGCTCCCgatggtggtgccgctggtgtCCTCAGCGATGTCGCACGCCATGCAGTTGCTCGTACCGCTGAGTGTGACGGCCAAGTTCGGCGATTCGCTGGGTAACTTGCAGGAGTGGTCCGTGGAACACGACCTAGGCGTGATGTAG
- a CDS encoding putative NLI-interacting factor has product MHARSLLRQQTSAAALQPLRSVVAIGLRQEFDPHWPLPLPPPLPMNKQKHTLVLDIDETLIHTYAMGLHDDSKDRTRDPALQGVSLIDYNVLLRPHLKEFLEEVNQLFEVVFWTAGTASYCCAVLDALEQQVMQLPRSFYSHVELAKESHKMKSSTSHTNFYALSRTQTLEQQGYMKYLPMLGRKISSVVMLDDNVRSFPLTPRNGIRIDAFDPDDRVLQRYMFALRRVQEEKPHEMEDALVQCLQQGQQEIARLEKDRALLDVLPVLRAVAQVPAGQDVTKELDHWRDLDYVRCDDFMETMNVRSAVRQQILGVTLPERRSTPIPAQKLSFMNSGFLESANAEMTLHHTRSARHSKL; this is encoded by the coding sequence ATGCatgctcgctctctcctgcggcagcagacctcagccgcggcactgcagccTCTCCGCTCCGTTGTGGCCATTGGACTGCGTCAAGAATTTGATCCGCACTGGCCACTTccgcttccgccgccgctgccgatgaaCAAGCAGAAGCACACGCTGGTGTTGGACATTGATGAGACACTCATCCACACGTACGCCATGGGCCTTCATGACGACAGCAAGGACCGAACCCGCGacccggcgctgcagggTGTCTCCCTCATCGACTACAATGTGCTGCTTCGCCCGCATCTGAAGGAGTTCCTGGAAGAGGTGAACCAACTCTTCGAGGTGGTCTTTTGGACGGCAGGGACCGCCTCGTACTGTTGCGCCGTGCTTGACGCGCTCGAGCAGCAGGtgatgcagctgccgcgctccTTCTACAGCCATGTGGAGCTAGCCAAGGAAAGTCATAAGATGAAAAGCAGCACAAGCCACACAAACTTCTACGCCctctcacgcacgcagacgctgGAGCAGCAAGGTTACATGAAGTACCTTCCCATGCTAGGGCGGAAGATAAGCAGCGTCGTTATGCTGGACGACAACGTGCGCAGCTTCCCACTCACCCCACGCAACGGCATTCGCATCGACGCCTTCGACCCTGACGACCGGGTGTTACAGCGCTACATGTTCGCCCTGCGCCGAGTCCAGGAAGAGAAGCCGCACGAGATGGAAGACGCCCTGGTGCAGTGCCTGCAGCAGGGACAGCAAGAGATTGCTCGCCTGGAGAAGGATCGTGCCTTGCTGGAtgtgctgccggtgctgcgcgctgtGGCGCAGGTGCCCGCCGGCCAGGACGTGACAAAGGAGCTGGACCACTGGCGGGACCTCGATTACGTCCGCTGCGACGACTTTATGGAAACCATGAATGTGCGCtccgcggtgcggcagcagatACTCGGCGTCACGCTGCccgagcggcgcagcacaccgATTCCGGCGCAGAAGCTGAGTTTCATGAACAGCGGTTTTTTGGAATCAGCGAACGCAGAGATGACGCTTCACCACACTCGTAGCGCGCGCCATTCCAAACTGTAG